From one Mya arenaria isolate MELC-2E11 chromosome 4, ASM2691426v1 genomic stretch:
- the LOC128231219 gene encoding splicing regulator ARVCF-like isoform X3 has protein sequence MQFGEVNMNYMDDQYGEGRGGPYSGDYNSYNGGPHHDPYPGAPQHDTSMHSSHVSLQSTGSNRNNPRAQLKLSNQNLGSRSSIPLDQHNDNYAPYSSLPQRNYEEYPGATIPSNGSPRGPGTPTRFNNNNYYDDYGSNYRNSPLAFEPNTPVGYGEPEGYGEPEGYGEPEGYGEPGPMQQFQQPDTSFHNDSFSRAPPVDDRYGGGPVEDSFYRQSPMLERQYAGGAPPQEGNYMDSPLGGVKPPYADDSFQGEPDSFHAQPDGYQGQPNGYQVQPNYSGSQQMIDRYAEPVNDSYQDEPPRELRHPDDGRYPEDDSYQGQDDSFRGPAPQEDRYRGYPDDSYRGDPNDRYDDQPTNQSFQQNHPGNMPYGDEFYPEEDTRRHEGLPQVQDDPFADDPFRQKQRSLQHLQQAEDPYPRGPSPGAGSDRMGPSSLHDRPPGYDHMDNPEPPGRYFDDGLGQPQMNGYPEDEQGPPSINDGSMRWRSPDLQEVIDYLSHPSDAIKSNAAGYLTHLSYMDDTVKKKIRGLDGIPLLVDLLNSEYHEVHKNACGALKNLSYGRLNDENKRAVRNAGGIPALVRLLRKTQDEDVKDSVSGVLWNLSSCDELKKPIIDDGLAVLVNVVIIPQSGWEKRGLSPYQAQDSWTTTFRNATGVLRNVSSAGEEARRKLRECQGLVDSLVHTLRTAIDQNNVDTKPVQNCVCTLRNLAFRIQEVEDPDFYKKRDATLRRQKKQEKGTTTGCFGGGGKKKAGQKNKPIIDDMDQPKLPPTANNYRGLWGVDAVRYFLQLLTGSNPTMLEAACGAIQNLAACDWKPATEIRALVRKEKGLPSLVDLLTFEEERVVGAAATALRNLSIDERNKELVGKYAMKQLISNLPQANKPREVTDETVAAVLACLDEVIQHNVDFARSFCIEAGLPRLMFLLRNQEAFQPRPRKFAIAVAKTLWKFKVLHSEYQQKGYSEKDFNPTPITGSQPVSNYSTFNRQNQGYDDTTMTSRRGNGYPTNHMAGSNQRLHQGHSNQALDQRDMYGSKQAIPMNDISPPVGYAPIDEQDHRRKPPAGAVPLFPNMMPGEQSEPLYAKVVKNRGHDDMGGPPSPNHMMGQQDGGPEGADSWV, from the exons ATGCAATTTGG TGAAGTAAATATGAACTACATGGATGACCAGTACGGAGAAGGGCGGGGCGGGCCATATAGCGGAGACTACAACTCGTACAATGGGGGCCCTCACCATGATCCCTATCCTGGCGCCCCCCAACATGACACCTCCATGCACTCTTCACATGTCTCCCTACAGAGCACAGGCAGCAACAGAAACAACCCTCGCGCTCAG CTGAAGTTAAGCAATCAGAATCTTGGCAGTCGATCATCAATTCCCCTTGACCAACACAATGACAACTATGCGCCCTACTCAAGTCTTCCGCAGCGTAACTACGAGGAGTATCCGGGCGCCACAATCCCCTCTAATGGTTCCCCGCGGGGTCCAGGCACCCCCACAAGGTTCAATAACAACAACTATTACGATGATTATGGTAGCAATTATCGTAATAGTCCCCTAGCTTTTGAACCTAACACGCCAGTCGGTTATGGTGAGCCTGAGGGCTATGGTGAGCCTGAAGGCTATGGTGAGCCTGAGGGCTATGGTGAGCCAGGTCCCATGCAGCAGTTTCAACAGCCAGACACCTCATTTCACAATGATTCATTTTCTAG GGCTCCACCTGTAGATGACCGGTACGGAGGTGGGCCGGTAGAGGACAGTTTCTACAGGCAGTCCCCGATGTTGGAACGTCAGTATGCGGGAGGGGCACCTCCACAGGAGGGCAACTACATGGACAGTCCCCTGGGTGGGGTAAAGCCCCCCTACGCGGATGATAGCTTCCAGGGTGAACCAGACAGTTTCCATGCTCAGCCGGACGGCTACCAGGGTCAACCCAATGGTTACCAAGTTCAACCTAATTACTCTGGCTCTCAACAGATGATTGACAG GTATGCTGAACCAGTAAACGACAGTTACCAGGATGAACCGCCGAGAGAGCTGCGTCACCCTGACGATGGCAGGTACCCGGAGGATGACAGTTACCAGGGACAAGATGACAGCTTCAGAGGACCAGCTCCACAAGAGGACAG ATACAGAGGGTATCCAGATGACAGCTACAGAGGTGACCCAAATGATCGCTATGACGACCAACCAACCAATCAGAGCTTCCAGCAAAACCATCCAGGCAACATGCCATATGGTGATGAATTTTATCCAGAAGAG GACACAAGGCGACACGAGGGCCTGCCACAAGTTCAGGATGACCCATTTGCGGATGATCCCTTCCGACAGAAGCAGCGGAGCCTTCAGCACCTTCAACAGGCGGAGGACCCTTACCCCCGCGGCCCCTCCCCTGGGGCAGGTAGTGACCGCATGG GTCCAAGCAGTTTACATGACAGGCCACCTGGCTATGACCATATGGACAATCCGGAGCCCCCTGGTCGCTACTTTGATGATGGTCTGGGTCAGCCACAGATGAATGGATACCCTGAGGATGAACAGGGGCCACCATCAATCAATGATGGAT CAATGCGTTGGCGATCCCCAGACCTTCAGGAGGTGATTGACTACTTGAGTCACCCGAGTGATGCAATAAAGTCCAACGCTGCAGGGTACCTGACCCACCTGAGCTACATGGATGACACCGTCAAAAAGAAGATACGGGGACTCGACGGAATTCCGCTCCTGGTGGACCTATTGAACAGCGAGTACCATGAGGTTCATAAAAATGCCTGTGGGGCCCTGAAGAACCTCTCCTACGGTAGACTGAATGATGAAAACAAG AGGGCAGTGAGGAATGCGGGAGGAATCCCGGCGCTGGTGCGACTACTGAGGAAGACGCAGGATGAGGATGTGAAGGATTCTGTCTCGGGAGTACTCTGGAACCTGTCATCATGTGAT GAGCTGAAGAAGCCTATAATTGACGATGGTCTGGCGGTGCTGGTGAACGTGGTGATCATCCCGCAGTCAGGCTGGGAGAAGCGCGGTCTGTCCCCCTACCAGGCACAGGACTCCTGGACAACCACCTTCAGAAACGCCACAGGTGTTCTCAG GAATGTGAGTTCTGCAGGGGAGGAAGCGCGAAGAAAATTACGCGAGTGTCAAGGACTTGTTGATTCATTAGTTCACACATTACGGACTGCTATAGATCAAAACAATGTGGACACTAAACCAGTGCAGAATTGTGTGTGTACATTACGGAATTTAGCATTCAGAATACAGGAAGTCGAGGACCCAGACTTTTACAAAAAGCGTGACGCAACATTGAGAAGACAGAAGAAACAAGAAAAAGGCA caACGACAGGGTGCTTTGGTGGAGGAGGAAAGAAAAAAGCAGGACAGAAAAACAAACCAATCATTGATGACAT GGACCAACCAAAGCTGCCACCAACAGCGAACAACTACCGTGGTCTGTGGGGTGTAGATGCCGTGCGCTACTTCCTGCAGCTTCTCACAGGCTCCAACCCCACCATGTTAGAGGCTGCGTGTGGAGCCATACAGAACCTCGCTGCTTGTGACTGGAAG CCTGCGACAGAGATCCGGGCCCTGGTTCGTAAGGAGAAGGGACTTCCCAGCCTTGTGGATCTACTTACTTTCGAGGAGGAGCGTGTTGTGGGAGCCGCGGCAACCGCACTAAGGAACCTCTCCATAGACGAGCGGAACAAGGAACTTGTTG GCAAATATGCCATGAAGCAGTTGATCAGCAACCTTCCCCAGGCGAACAAGCCACGAGAGGTGACTGATGAAACTGTGGCTGCTGTTCTCGCGTGCCTTGATGAGGTCATACAGCATAATGTAGACTTTGCCAG GTCATTCTGCATAGAGGCAGGCCTACCCAGGTTGATGTTCTTGTTACGAAACCAAGAAGCATTCCAACCCAGGCCGAGGAAGTTTGCCATTGCT GTTGCAAAGACACTTTGGAAGTTTAAGGTGTTACATTCAGAGTACCAGCAGAAGGGTTACTCAGAGAAGGACTTCAACCCAACCCCCATTACTGGCTCCCAGCCTGTGAGTAACTACAGCACTTTTAACAGGCAAAACCAGGGCTACGATGACACCACAATGACGTCACGCAGGGGGAATGGTTACCCTACCAACCATATGGCTGGTAGCAACCAGAGACTCCACCAGGGACACAGCAACCAAGCACTCGATCAAAGAG ACATGTATGGCAGTAAGCAGGCAATTCCAATGAATGACATCAGCCCGCCAGTTGGATATGCACCGATAGATGAACAGGACCACCGGAGAAAACCACCGGCCGGAGCAGTTCCACTCTTCCCCAATATGATGCCG GGTGAGCAGTCTGAACCTCTCTATGCAAAGGTGGTGAAGAATCGAGGCCATGACGACATGGGGGGTCCCCCGAGCCCCAACCACATGATGGGGCAGCAGGACGGGGGTCCAGAAGGGGCTGACTCCTGGGTATAG
- the LOC128231219 gene encoding splicing regulator ARVCF-like isoform X2 encodes MQSDITYERYNDYFKQGQSNGTDFNYNIKDNILKSVREQEAQFERLTRELEEERAKVAHRVKQYRIGSETESMNSISSTDDTFQWGGPQDESLRYGDESHGLVDSCLHELENRGTMQFGEVNMNYMDDQYGEGRGGPYSGDYNSYNGGPHHDPYPGAPQHDTSMHSSHVSLQSTGSNRNNPRAQLKLSNQNLGSRSSIPLDQHNDNYAPYSSLPQRNYEEYPGATIPSNGSPRGPGTPTRAPPVDDRYGGGPVEDSFYRQSPMLERQYAGGAPPQEGNYMDSPLGGVKPPYADDSFQGEPDSFHAQPDGYQGQPNGYQVQPNYSGSQQMIDRYAEPVNDSYQDEPPRELRHPDDGRYPEDDSYQGQDDSFRGPAPQEDRYRGYPDDSYRGDPNDRYDDQPTNQSFQQNHPGNMPYGDEFYPEEDTRRHEGLPQVQDDPFADDPFRQKQRSLQHLQQAEDPYPRGPSPGAGSDRMGPSSLHDRPPGYDHMDNPEPPGRYFDDGLGQPQMNGYPEDEQGPPSINDGSMRWRSPDLQEVIDYLSHPSDAIKSNAAGYLTHLSYMDDTVKKKIRGLDGIPLLVDLLNSEYHEVHKNACGALKNLSYGRLNDENKRAVRNAGGIPALVRLLRKTQDEDVKDSVSGVLWNLSSCDELKKPIIDDGLAVLVNVVIIPQSGWEKRGLSPYQAQDSWTTTFRNATGVLRNVSSAGEEARRKLRECQGLVDSLVHTLRTAIDQNNVDTKPVQNCVCTLRNLAFRIQEVEDPDFYKKRDATLRRQKKQEKGTTTGCFGGGGKKKAGQKNKPIIDDMDQPKLPPTANNYRGLWGVDAVRYFLQLLTGSNPTMLEAACGAIQNLAACDWKPATEIRALVRKEKGLPSLVDLLTFEEERVVGAAATALRNLSIDERNKELVGKYAMKQLISNLPQANKPREVTDETVAAVLACLDEVIQHNVDFARSFCIEAGLPRLMFLLRNQEAFQPRPRKFAIAVAKTLWKFKVLHSEYQQKGYSEKDFNPTPITGSQPVSNYSTFNRQNQGYDDTTMTSRRGNGYPTNHMAGSNQRLHQGHSNQALDQRDMYGSKQAIPMNDISPPVGYAPIDEQDHRRKPPAGAVPLFPNMMPGEQSEPLYAKVVKNRGHDDMGGPPSPNHMMGQQDGGPEGADSWV; translated from the exons ACACGAATTAGAAAACCGTGGTACAATGCAATTTGG TGAAGTAAATATGAACTACATGGATGACCAGTACGGAGAAGGGCGGGGCGGGCCATATAGCGGAGACTACAACTCGTACAATGGGGGCCCTCACCATGATCCCTATCCTGGCGCCCCCCAACATGACACCTCCATGCACTCTTCACATGTCTCCCTACAGAGCACAGGCAGCAACAGAAACAACCCTCGCGCTCAG CTGAAGTTAAGCAATCAGAATCTTGGCAGTCGATCATCAATTCCCCTTGACCAACACAATGACAACTATGCGCCCTACTCAAGTCTTCCGCAGCGTAACTACGAGGAGTATCCGGGCGCCACAATCCCCTCTAATGGTTCCCCGCGGGGTCCAGGCACCCCCACAAG GGCTCCACCTGTAGATGACCGGTACGGAGGTGGGCCGGTAGAGGACAGTTTCTACAGGCAGTCCCCGATGTTGGAACGTCAGTATGCGGGAGGGGCACCTCCACAGGAGGGCAACTACATGGACAGTCCCCTGGGTGGGGTAAAGCCCCCCTACGCGGATGATAGCTTCCAGGGTGAACCAGACAGTTTCCATGCTCAGCCGGACGGCTACCAGGGTCAACCCAATGGTTACCAAGTTCAACCTAATTACTCTGGCTCTCAACAGATGATTGACAG GTATGCTGAACCAGTAAACGACAGTTACCAGGATGAACCGCCGAGAGAGCTGCGTCACCCTGACGATGGCAGGTACCCGGAGGATGACAGTTACCAGGGACAAGATGACAGCTTCAGAGGACCAGCTCCACAAGAGGACAG ATACAGAGGGTATCCAGATGACAGCTACAGAGGTGACCCAAATGATCGCTATGACGACCAACCAACCAATCAGAGCTTCCAGCAAAACCATCCAGGCAACATGCCATATGGTGATGAATTTTATCCAGAAGAG GACACAAGGCGACACGAGGGCCTGCCACAAGTTCAGGATGACCCATTTGCGGATGATCCCTTCCGACAGAAGCAGCGGAGCCTTCAGCACCTTCAACAGGCGGAGGACCCTTACCCCCGCGGCCCCTCCCCTGGGGCAGGTAGTGACCGCATGG GTCCAAGCAGTTTACATGACAGGCCACCTGGCTATGACCATATGGACAATCCGGAGCCCCCTGGTCGCTACTTTGATGATGGTCTGGGTCAGCCACAGATGAATGGATACCCTGAGGATGAACAGGGGCCACCATCAATCAATGATGGAT CAATGCGTTGGCGATCCCCAGACCTTCAGGAGGTGATTGACTACTTGAGTCACCCGAGTGATGCAATAAAGTCCAACGCTGCAGGGTACCTGACCCACCTGAGCTACATGGATGACACCGTCAAAAAGAAGATACGGGGACTCGACGGAATTCCGCTCCTGGTGGACCTATTGAACAGCGAGTACCATGAGGTTCATAAAAATGCCTGTGGGGCCCTGAAGAACCTCTCCTACGGTAGACTGAATGATGAAAACAAG AGGGCAGTGAGGAATGCGGGAGGAATCCCGGCGCTGGTGCGACTACTGAGGAAGACGCAGGATGAGGATGTGAAGGATTCTGTCTCGGGAGTACTCTGGAACCTGTCATCATGTGAT GAGCTGAAGAAGCCTATAATTGACGATGGTCTGGCGGTGCTGGTGAACGTGGTGATCATCCCGCAGTCAGGCTGGGAGAAGCGCGGTCTGTCCCCCTACCAGGCACAGGACTCCTGGACAACCACCTTCAGAAACGCCACAGGTGTTCTCAG GAATGTGAGTTCTGCAGGGGAGGAAGCGCGAAGAAAATTACGCGAGTGTCAAGGACTTGTTGATTCATTAGTTCACACATTACGGACTGCTATAGATCAAAACAATGTGGACACTAAACCAGTGCAGAATTGTGTGTGTACATTACGGAATTTAGCATTCAGAATACAGGAAGTCGAGGACCCAGACTTTTACAAAAAGCGTGACGCAACATTGAGAAGACAGAAGAAACAAGAAAAAGGCA caACGACAGGGTGCTTTGGTGGAGGAGGAAAGAAAAAAGCAGGACAGAAAAACAAACCAATCATTGATGACAT GGACCAACCAAAGCTGCCACCAACAGCGAACAACTACCGTGGTCTGTGGGGTGTAGATGCCGTGCGCTACTTCCTGCAGCTTCTCACAGGCTCCAACCCCACCATGTTAGAGGCTGCGTGTGGAGCCATACAGAACCTCGCTGCTTGTGACTGGAAG CCTGCGACAGAGATCCGGGCCCTGGTTCGTAAGGAGAAGGGACTTCCCAGCCTTGTGGATCTACTTACTTTCGAGGAGGAGCGTGTTGTGGGAGCCGCGGCAACCGCACTAAGGAACCTCTCCATAGACGAGCGGAACAAGGAACTTGTTG GCAAATATGCCATGAAGCAGTTGATCAGCAACCTTCCCCAGGCGAACAAGCCACGAGAGGTGACTGATGAAACTGTGGCTGCTGTTCTCGCGTGCCTTGATGAGGTCATACAGCATAATGTAGACTTTGCCAG GTCATTCTGCATAGAGGCAGGCCTACCCAGGTTGATGTTCTTGTTACGAAACCAAGAAGCATTCCAACCCAGGCCGAGGAAGTTTGCCATTGCT GTTGCAAAGACACTTTGGAAGTTTAAGGTGTTACATTCAGAGTACCAGCAGAAGGGTTACTCAGAGAAGGACTTCAACCCAACCCCCATTACTGGCTCCCAGCCTGTGAGTAACTACAGCACTTTTAACAGGCAAAACCAGGGCTACGATGACACCACAATGACGTCACGCAGGGGGAATGGTTACCCTACCAACCATATGGCTGGTAGCAACCAGAGACTCCACCAGGGACACAGCAACCAAGCACTCGATCAAAGAG ACATGTATGGCAGTAAGCAGGCAATTCCAATGAATGACATCAGCCCGCCAGTTGGATATGCACCGATAGATGAACAGGACCACCGGAGAAAACCACCGGCCGGAGCAGTTCCACTCTTCCCCAATATGATGCCG GGTGAGCAGTCTGAACCTCTCTATGCAAAGGTGGTGAAGAATCGAGGCCATGACGACATGGGGGGTCCCCCGAGCCCCAACCACATGATGGGGCAGCAGGACGGGGGTCCAGAAGGGGCTGACTCCTGGGTATAG
- the LOC128231219 gene encoding catenin delta-1-like isoform X1, which translates to MQSDITYERYNDYFKQGQSNGTDFNYNIKDNILKSVREQEAQFERLTRELEEERAKVAHRVKQYRIGSETESMNSISSTDDTFQWGGPQDESLRYGDESHGLVDSCLHELENRGTMQFGEVNMNYMDDQYGEGRGGPYSGDYNSYNGGPHHDPYPGAPQHDTSMHSSHVSLQSTGSNRNNPRAQLKLSNQNLGSRSSIPLDQHNDNYAPYSSLPQRNYEEYPGATIPSNGSPRGPGTPTRFNNNNYYDDYGSNYRNSPLAFEPNTPVGYGEPEGYGEPEGYGEPEGYGEPGPMQQFQQPDTSFHNDSFSRAPPVDDRYGGGPVEDSFYRQSPMLERQYAGGAPPQEGNYMDSPLGGVKPPYADDSFQGEPDSFHAQPDGYQGQPNGYQVQPNYSGSQQMIDRYAEPVNDSYQDEPPRELRHPDDGRYPEDDSYQGQDDSFRGPAPQEDRYRGYPDDSYRGDPNDRYDDQPTNQSFQQNHPGNMPYGDEFYPEEDTRRHEGLPQVQDDPFADDPFRQKQRSLQHLQQAEDPYPRGPSPGAGSDRMGPSSLHDRPPGYDHMDNPEPPGRYFDDGLGQPQMNGYPEDEQGPPSINDGSMRWRSPDLQEVIDYLSHPSDAIKSNAAGYLTHLSYMDDTVKKKIRGLDGIPLLVDLLNSEYHEVHKNACGALKNLSYGRLNDENKRAVRNAGGIPALVRLLRKTQDEDVKDSVSGVLWNLSSCDELKKPIIDDGLAVLVNVVIIPQSGWEKRGLSPYQAQDSWTTTFRNATGVLRNVSSAGEEARRKLRECQGLVDSLVHTLRTAIDQNNVDTKPVQNCVCTLRNLAFRIQEVEDPDFYKKRDATLRRQKKQEKGTTTGCFGGGGKKKAGQKNKPIIDDMDQPKLPPTANNYRGLWGVDAVRYFLQLLTGSNPTMLEAACGAIQNLAACDWKPATEIRALVRKEKGLPSLVDLLTFEEERVVGAAATALRNLSIDERNKELVGKYAMKQLISNLPQANKPREVTDETVAAVLACLDEVIQHNVDFARSFCIEAGLPRLMFLLRNQEAFQPRPRKFAIAVAKTLWKFKVLHSEYQQKGYSEKDFNPTPITGSQPVSNYSTFNRQNQGYDDTTMTSRRGNGYPTNHMAGSNQRLHQGHSNQALDQRDMYGSKQAIPMNDISPPVGYAPIDEQDHRRKPPAGAVPLFPNMMPGEQSEPLYAKVVKNRGHDDMGGPPSPNHMMGQQDGGPEGADSWV; encoded by the exons ACACGAATTAGAAAACCGTGGTACAATGCAATTTGG TGAAGTAAATATGAACTACATGGATGACCAGTACGGAGAAGGGCGGGGCGGGCCATATAGCGGAGACTACAACTCGTACAATGGGGGCCCTCACCATGATCCCTATCCTGGCGCCCCCCAACATGACACCTCCATGCACTCTTCACATGTCTCCCTACAGAGCACAGGCAGCAACAGAAACAACCCTCGCGCTCAG CTGAAGTTAAGCAATCAGAATCTTGGCAGTCGATCATCAATTCCCCTTGACCAACACAATGACAACTATGCGCCCTACTCAAGTCTTCCGCAGCGTAACTACGAGGAGTATCCGGGCGCCACAATCCCCTCTAATGGTTCCCCGCGGGGTCCAGGCACCCCCACAAGGTTCAATAACAACAACTATTACGATGATTATGGTAGCAATTATCGTAATAGTCCCCTAGCTTTTGAACCTAACACGCCAGTCGGTTATGGTGAGCCTGAGGGCTATGGTGAGCCTGAAGGCTATGGTGAGCCTGAGGGCTATGGTGAGCCAGGTCCCATGCAGCAGTTTCAACAGCCAGACACCTCATTTCACAATGATTCATTTTCTAG GGCTCCACCTGTAGATGACCGGTACGGAGGTGGGCCGGTAGAGGACAGTTTCTACAGGCAGTCCCCGATGTTGGAACGTCAGTATGCGGGAGGGGCACCTCCACAGGAGGGCAACTACATGGACAGTCCCCTGGGTGGGGTAAAGCCCCCCTACGCGGATGATAGCTTCCAGGGTGAACCAGACAGTTTCCATGCTCAGCCGGACGGCTACCAGGGTCAACCCAATGGTTACCAAGTTCAACCTAATTACTCTGGCTCTCAACAGATGATTGACAG GTATGCTGAACCAGTAAACGACAGTTACCAGGATGAACCGCCGAGAGAGCTGCGTCACCCTGACGATGGCAGGTACCCGGAGGATGACAGTTACCAGGGACAAGATGACAGCTTCAGAGGACCAGCTCCACAAGAGGACAG ATACAGAGGGTATCCAGATGACAGCTACAGAGGTGACCCAAATGATCGCTATGACGACCAACCAACCAATCAGAGCTTCCAGCAAAACCATCCAGGCAACATGCCATATGGTGATGAATTTTATCCAGAAGAG GACACAAGGCGACACGAGGGCCTGCCACAAGTTCAGGATGACCCATTTGCGGATGATCCCTTCCGACAGAAGCAGCGGAGCCTTCAGCACCTTCAACAGGCGGAGGACCCTTACCCCCGCGGCCCCTCCCCTGGGGCAGGTAGTGACCGCATGG GTCCAAGCAGTTTACATGACAGGCCACCTGGCTATGACCATATGGACAATCCGGAGCCCCCTGGTCGCTACTTTGATGATGGTCTGGGTCAGCCACAGATGAATGGATACCCTGAGGATGAACAGGGGCCACCATCAATCAATGATGGAT CAATGCGTTGGCGATCCCCAGACCTTCAGGAGGTGATTGACTACTTGAGTCACCCGAGTGATGCAATAAAGTCCAACGCTGCAGGGTACCTGACCCACCTGAGCTACATGGATGACACCGTCAAAAAGAAGATACGGGGACTCGACGGAATTCCGCTCCTGGTGGACCTATTGAACAGCGAGTACCATGAGGTTCATAAAAATGCCTGTGGGGCCCTGAAGAACCTCTCCTACGGTAGACTGAATGATGAAAACAAG AGGGCAGTGAGGAATGCGGGAGGAATCCCGGCGCTGGTGCGACTACTGAGGAAGACGCAGGATGAGGATGTGAAGGATTCTGTCTCGGGAGTACTCTGGAACCTGTCATCATGTGAT GAGCTGAAGAAGCCTATAATTGACGATGGTCTGGCGGTGCTGGTGAACGTGGTGATCATCCCGCAGTCAGGCTGGGAGAAGCGCGGTCTGTCCCCCTACCAGGCACAGGACTCCTGGACAACCACCTTCAGAAACGCCACAGGTGTTCTCAG GAATGTGAGTTCTGCAGGGGAGGAAGCGCGAAGAAAATTACGCGAGTGTCAAGGACTTGTTGATTCATTAGTTCACACATTACGGACTGCTATAGATCAAAACAATGTGGACACTAAACCAGTGCAGAATTGTGTGTGTACATTACGGAATTTAGCATTCAGAATACAGGAAGTCGAGGACCCAGACTTTTACAAAAAGCGTGACGCAACATTGAGAAGACAGAAGAAACAAGAAAAAGGCA caACGACAGGGTGCTTTGGTGGAGGAGGAAAGAAAAAAGCAGGACAGAAAAACAAACCAATCATTGATGACAT GGACCAACCAAAGCTGCCACCAACAGCGAACAACTACCGTGGTCTGTGGGGTGTAGATGCCGTGCGCTACTTCCTGCAGCTTCTCACAGGCTCCAACCCCACCATGTTAGAGGCTGCGTGTGGAGCCATACAGAACCTCGCTGCTTGTGACTGGAAG CCTGCGACAGAGATCCGGGCCCTGGTTCGTAAGGAGAAGGGACTTCCCAGCCTTGTGGATCTACTTACTTTCGAGGAGGAGCGTGTTGTGGGAGCCGCGGCAACCGCACTAAGGAACCTCTCCATAGACGAGCGGAACAAGGAACTTGTTG GCAAATATGCCATGAAGCAGTTGATCAGCAACCTTCCCCAGGCGAACAAGCCACGAGAGGTGACTGATGAAACTGTGGCTGCTGTTCTCGCGTGCCTTGATGAGGTCATACAGCATAATGTAGACTTTGCCAG GTCATTCTGCATAGAGGCAGGCCTACCCAGGTTGATGTTCTTGTTACGAAACCAAGAAGCATTCCAACCCAGGCCGAGGAAGTTTGCCATTGCT GTTGCAAAGACACTTTGGAAGTTTAAGGTGTTACATTCAGAGTACCAGCAGAAGGGTTACTCAGAGAAGGACTTCAACCCAACCCCCATTACTGGCTCCCAGCCTGTGAGTAACTACAGCACTTTTAACAGGCAAAACCAGGGCTACGATGACACCACAATGACGTCACGCAGGGGGAATGGTTACCCTACCAACCATATGGCTGGTAGCAACCAGAGACTCCACCAGGGACACAGCAACCAAGCACTCGATCAAAGAG ACATGTATGGCAGTAAGCAGGCAATTCCAATGAATGACATCAGCCCGCCAGTTGGATATGCACCGATAGATGAACAGGACCACCGGAGAAAACCACCGGCCGGAGCAGTTCCACTCTTCCCCAATATGATGCCG GGTGAGCAGTCTGAACCTCTCTATGCAAAGGTGGTGAAGAATCGAGGCCATGACGACATGGGGGGTCCCCCGAGCCCCAACCACATGATGGGGCAGCAGGACGGGGGTCCAGAAGGGGCTGACTCCTGGGTATAG